ATCCTGTACGTCGAACCAAAGGCTACCGTCTTCACCCTTTTCAAGCTTGGCTGGAACGGCAATACCATGAGCCCCAATGTAGGCTTTCAGGGCGTCAGCGTTGACGGTGACAAATGCGACGTGATCGAGGCGGCTGATAGTGTGCTCAGCCGGCAGGGGAAGCACCTCAACAAACTGGGTGGGGGAAAAGTAGAAGCGCACTCCCTGCGCGTTTTCGGGGTCACTGCGCTTTACCCCGCCGAGATTCTTCACGTAGAAGGCCTCGCTTTTAGCGCTGTCGGTGCTGTAAACGCTGATGTGCGAGATACCGGTGATGAGTGGTCTGGACTGCTGCGCCCGAGCGCTGGCAGCGACAGAAACGAAAGATAGAACAGTCAACATGGCGTAGGGTGTCAGATTTGATTTCATTCTTTCTCCAGGGTTCGGCGGCCGATTCAATCGCGAGCCGACCGAAGTCATGAGTCGAACCGAATAATAGTGGTGTTGCGGTGGATCTGTCCTAATGAAGTTCCAAAGAATAACTAAAAGCCTTTGTTTGTCGCGCGGGAGTGCTGGCGAGAAGATACTGATCGACGGCGCGTTCGTCCCCAATCGACAGCGCGGGGAGATTGCACCAAGGGCTTTCAAGTAGTGCCTTGGCGCAGGTTTGTACTTAAATTTGCAGCTTGAAGTTTTTTTTAGATTTTCTTTAGGACAATCTGAGGGTTTAGTTCGTAGGGTGATCCCCGGCTGAGAAGATTGGTTTTCTCGTGAGCCAGGTTACCCAAACACTATGAAACTATACTCATTCAATTCAGGACGCATGTGTTGCAAGCTTGCCCTCATGTTCGCGGCAACGTTATGTGCCGGAACGCGACTTCTACCTGCACAAGCGGCGGCGGTCCAGACACCGGGAACGCCAGAGGTGCCAGATTGGGCGCTCCCGGGTTCACCAACCCACAAGCAATATGCGCCTCCCGTCGACTTCCACCGGGCGACGAAGACATTCGACCAGCCGATCGGCGTATTTCAGGGGCAGTCTGATATCGGCGGACCGCTCGTACCCGGAAGCGCAACATACGACGCGGCAACCAAGCAGTACACGATCAACTCCGCCGGGTATAACATCTGGTACACGCGCGACGAATTCCGTTTTCTCTGGAAGAAGATGTCTGGCGATATCTCGCTGGCGGCCGATGGAACCTTCCCAATCCCTTCGACGCCACATGACCGTAAGATCGTTCTCATCCTGCGCCAGGACCTGGAGGACGACTCCAAAGAAATTATGGTTGGCGAGCATGGCACGGGCATGGTGCACCTAGCCGCGCGTTCGCAGAAGAACGCCGAGATCAAGGACATGCAATATCGAATCGGAGGCAGCCTTCTGCCTGCGGTCATGCCGCAGCGCATCGGTATCCAAAAACATGGAGATGAAGTCGCCATGTTCATCTCGGTCAAGGGAGAACCGATGCATCAGTTCGGTCCGCCGCTGAGCATCCACTTCGATGGGCCGTTCTATGTCGGAGTCGGTTTTTGTTCGCACTACCCAGTGACCGTTGATACCGGCGTGCTCGCCAATGTCACGCTGGAAAACAGCGCTGAAAAGCTGCATTGACCACATTAGTTGGAATGCCTGCCTATCCTGATGCCGGGTAAAAGAGCTAGGAAGAATTTTTAGGTTTTCTTTAGAAGATTTTTAGGACAGCGAGTATCGGCAGCTTCTAGTTTGCTTCCGGTTCCGATTCTCTGTCTTCGCAGTGGTCAAAAGTCAGAGAGATCGAACCGGTAGCGGAGCAGACCTGCGCCAGAAGAGTCGGGTTACGGTTTATGTGCTCGATAGAGAAAATGATTTCCTCAGAAGCCGGAGCGGTACATCCGTCAGTCTCGGCCTTTGCTTTCTTTCTTAGTGCTGTTCTACTTGTTGGCCATCAATGTATTTGTTTCGAGGAGCGCCACAGAACCTGCGGGAAACCGCTTGGAAAGAGGAATCAATCATGATCCAAGAATCGATATACACTTCCAGAAATGAAAATCTGCTTCATTTGAATCACACGCCAGCAGGCCTACTGGGAATAGGCAGAAGAACTCTAAGAACTCTTACGGTGCTTGTCGCTTTCCTGGCCGCAATTTCAGGTCAGTCGATCGGGCAGACGACAACCGGGTCAGTGTACGGGACTGTAACAGATCAGACTGACGCAGTAATTCCAAATGCTGCGATCACTATCACTAGCGTTCAGACGGGCATCACCCAGACCAGTTCATCTAACGACTCTGGCAATTATCTTTTTCCGGCGCTTCCGACAGGAGACTACACGGTTGCAGTACAAAGTCCTGGTTTCGGCAGTCAGACTCAGAAGGCGACCCATCTGGATGCAAACCAGAACATTAACGTGAGTTTCAAACTGCGCCCGGGGAATACATCGCAGACCATCACAGTCGACTCGGCAGGTGCACTGGTCGAAACACGAGACTCTCAGTTGACGACCACGGTTGACCAGAAGCGGATTGAAGATCTTCCCCTTAACGGAAGAGCTGCTTATAGCCTCGTCCAGCTCGTCCCAGGGGTCACCACTTACAGCGCACAGTCCGTGGTCGGCGACTTCAACGGGACGAAGTTCAGCGTGAACGGGAATCGCACGAACGAAGATTCGTACTACCTGGATGGGGCGTTCAATACGGCGCTTTTCAACCAAGGCGGATTGCTCGTTCCCAATCCGGATGCACTACAGGAGTTCCGCCTGCTGACGAGCGACTTTGACGCGGAGTACGGTCGCTTCCCGGGCGCTGTCGTGAACGCCATCACGCGCTCGGGGACCAACGAGTTTCACGGTTCTGTTTACGATTACTTCCGAAACAGTGCCCTGAACCTGAAGAACTATTTCAATCTTATTGTCACTCCATTGAAACAGAACCAGTTCGGCGGAACTTTCGGTGGTCCGATCATTCACAAAAAAGCTTTTATCTTCGGCTCGTATGAGGGACTGCAGATCAGAACGCCCACAATCATCGCCCCAAGCAGTGTGTCTTTGCCCACCCCGGCCCAGGCCAAAGGCGACTTCTCGGCTCTTCCCGCGAGCAAGTGGCCCAAGATGGCCAATGGGGCACCGTACAGCTGCAATGGAGTACAGGGAGTCATCTGTCCGGCCCTGCTTGACCCGGTCGCACAAGGCTTGCTCAAGTACGTCCCGTTAGCGGACCCGGTCACCGGCTTATCACCCCAGCAAGAGGCCTCCGCGAATACCAGCGCAAATCAGTACTTGATTCGCGTTGACGTCCAACCGACCAGCAGCCATCTGCTCTCCGGAACATTCTTCCGGTCAACCGGATTGATCAATAATCCCGGCCAGTCTTCCAACCAGATTCTGGATTACAGCGTGGGAGGCCAGCACGATTCGCAGTCCAATGTAGTCCTGAGCGACGTATGGACGATCTCCGCAAACAAGCTCAACACCATTCGTCCTTTCTACACTTTGAGTCACGCTTACATCAGTCAGGAGCTGCCAGCTGTTACCTGGGACCAACTCGGCAGCACGGTCGGATATGGAGCACTCCCGTTCTCCTCTCCGGTCATCGCGATCACCGGCTATTTTCAGATGGGATTGGCTGCGCCGGGTAACGATAACGCTTATCAACAGACGATTGGGATTGAAGACACCTTCAACTGGAATATCGGAAACCATGCGATCAAGCTGGGTGGTTCTTTCTTCTGGAACATCATGCGCGAACAGGGATCTTATCTTTCGGGCGGATTAGTGACCTTCAACGGGTATCAAACGACGAATGCATTGGCCGATTTTCTACTCGGCAATGCATTATCCCTGCGGCAGAACAACGGCATCTTCCATACACTGCATAATCCCGACCCGGCTCTTTTTGTACAGGATAACTGGCGGGCTACACATAAACTGACCCTGGACCTCGGACTGCGTTGGGAAGCCTTCTACGGATTTTCCGGACAGAACAACTTCGGCACGTTCATGCCCAATGTCCAGTCAACGCGCTTTCCTAATGCGCCGCTCGGTTTGTTGACGGCTGGAGATCCGGGTATACCGGATGGCATCATAAACACTCAATACAAAAATTTTGCACCTAGGGTCGGATTTGGCTACGACGTTTTTGGAGATGGGAAGACTGCGGTCCGCGGCGCTTACGGGATCTTCTATGCTGACAGGGCGGCCGGACAGATCACGAATACGGAACAGCAGCCGTTCATCCTGGACAATACGATTTCACATACGCCTAACCTCATTGCACCCTATGCCCCTGGTACAGATCCTTTTCCTTACCAGGGAATGTATGGTCCATCGGTCAATCCCAATCCCGCAGTCTTCTTTCCGGGCGCTACTCTGAGCGGCGTCAAGCCGGGCGCGGGTTTCCCGTATGTGCATCAGTACAACCTGACCATCGAGCGTCAGTTGAGCACAGACTGGAGTCTCCGAGTCGCTTATGTGGGTAGCCTGTCGCGCAAGTTTTTTATCTCACGAGATCAAAACGCACCGATTTATACTCCTGGCGCCAGCACGTCAACAGCGGGACTCAATGCCCGGCGTCCGTATCAACCCACGCCAAACAGCTATGTCTTCGGCTCAATTGTTCAAAATGCTGATGCTGGCAATGCCACGTATAACGCGCTCCAAACAACGCTCACCAAGCGGTTGACACATGGGTTTTCATTTTTAGCCAGCTATGTTTATGCCAAGTCTCTCGATATCAGTTCGATCGACCCAGCCAATATTACCCTGACATTATCGGATCAGAACAACCTCTCCAGAGATCGCGCACCATCTGACTATGACATCCCGCATGTTTTCGTAGCGTCTTACATTTGGGAAACTCCAAAGGTAAACAGCCTTGGAGTGTTTGGGAGGTATGTCTTGAGCGATTGGCAGGTCAATGGGATCACGACGCTCCGAAAAGGGACGCCGTTCACTGTGACCTCCGGCGTGGACTCTAATCTCGATGGGATCTCTACCGATCGACCCAATGAGGTTGGAAATCCGTTCCGGGGAGGGCTGAATCGAGCGCAGAAGATTCAGGGATTCTTTAATACGGCAGCGTTTGCGCAGGTACCGGCTGGTACACCTTACGGCAATACCGCAAGAAACTCGCTGTTTGGCCCTGGGCTCGTCAATACAGACTTCTCTGGATTCAAGAATTTTCCGGCTTGGAGAGAATCTACAGTGCAGTTCCGCGCAGAGGTGTTCAATCTCTTCAACAATGTCAATCTCAGCAATCCAAATGGAACTCTGACCAGTCCGTTGTTCGGAAAAATTAGTGGCTCTGCAACGGCTCGCCAGATCCAGTTCGCTCTTAAGGTTTCATTCTAGAGAGTGCGCCTTCAACTAGCCAGAAGCGATTGTGGCTGGTTGAAGGCGTATCTAGATTGCGAATCCGAGACCACTGCGGGAGCAGCGAGTCCGCCATTGAAGCCGGAGAAACTAATACGTGGCCTGACGGGCGCGGCGATCCGCATTCGCCGCATCAACATTCTTCTGATACTGTATGAATCTCGCCCGTGACACACAAATGGAGAACCGCTTTGTCGACGTTTCTCGCTAGCTCCTTGTTATTGACTCTTATGCTGCCGCTGTCGATGGCCGCCCAGCCACCCATAGCGCCCCAGACTACTACTGCTGCCCAACAACCTGGTGGCCCGAACTCTGGTCCGGCACCCGCGCCACCGGTGCTGACGGGTGATGCAGTGCAGCACCCTGGCGTTCCCGTTGGCAAGCTGTCCGAAAAACTGACGCTTCGAAGCCAAATCTACGATGGTATGCTGAGCGACTACTGGATCTAT
This is a stretch of genomic DNA from Granulicella sp. WH15. It encodes these proteins:
- a CDS encoding biopolymer transporter Tol; this translates as MFAATLCAGTRLLPAQAAAVQTPGTPEVPDWALPGSPTHKQYAPPVDFHRATKTFDQPIGVFQGQSDIGGPLVPGSATYDAATKQYTINSAGYNIWYTRDEFRFLWKKMSGDISLAADGTFPIPSTPHDRKIVLILRQDLEDDSKEIMVGEHGTGMVHLAARSQKNAEIKDMQYRIGGSLLPAVMPQRIGIQKHGDEVAMFISVKGEPMHQFGPPLSIHFDGPFYVGVGFCSHYPVTVDTGVLANVTLENSAEKLH
- a CDS encoding carboxypeptidase-like regulatory domain-containing protein, which encodes MIQESIYTSRNENLLHLNHTPAGLLGIGRRTLRTLTVLVAFLAAISGQSIGQTTTGSVYGTVTDQTDAVIPNAAITITSVQTGITQTSSSNDSGNYLFPALPTGDYTVAVQSPGFGSQTQKATHLDANQNINVSFKLRPGNTSQTITVDSAGALVETRDSQLTTTVDQKRIEDLPLNGRAAYSLVQLVPGVTTYSAQSVVGDFNGTKFSVNGNRTNEDSYYLDGAFNTALFNQGGLLVPNPDALQEFRLLTSDFDAEYGRFPGAVVNAITRSGTNEFHGSVYDYFRNSALNLKNYFNLIVTPLKQNQFGGTFGGPIIHKKAFIFGSYEGLQIRTPTIIAPSSVSLPTPAQAKGDFSALPASKWPKMANGAPYSCNGVQGVICPALLDPVAQGLLKYVPLADPVTGLSPQQEASANTSANQYLIRVDVQPTSSHLLSGTFFRSTGLINNPGQSSNQILDYSVGGQHDSQSNVVLSDVWTISANKLNTIRPFYTLSHAYISQELPAVTWDQLGSTVGYGALPFSSPVIAITGYFQMGLAAPGNDNAYQQTIGIEDTFNWNIGNHAIKLGGSFFWNIMREQGSYLSGGLVTFNGYQTTNALADFLLGNALSLRQNNGIFHTLHNPDPALFVQDNWRATHKLTLDLGLRWEAFYGFSGQNNFGTFMPNVQSTRFPNAPLGLLTAGDPGIPDGIINTQYKNFAPRVGFGYDVFGDGKTAVRGAYGIFYADRAAGQITNTEQQPFILDNTISHTPNLIAPYAPGTDPFPYQGMYGPSVNPNPAVFFPGATLSGVKPGAGFPYVHQYNLTIERQLSTDWSLRVAYVGSLSRKFFISRDQNAPIYTPGASTSTAGLNARRPYQPTPNSYVFGSIVQNADAGNATYNALQTTLTKRLTHGFSFLASYVYAKSLDISSIDPANITLTLSDQNNLSRDRAPSDYDIPHVFVASYIWETPKVNSLGVFGRYVLSDWQVNGITTLRKGTPFTVTSGVDSNLDGISTDRPNEVGNPFRGGLNRAQKIQGFFNTAAFAQVPAGTPYGNTARNSLFGPGLVNTDFSGFKNFPAWRESTVQFRAEVFNLFNNVNLSNPNGTLTSPLFGKISGSATARQIQFALKVSF